A single window of Arvicanthis niloticus isolate mArvNil1 chromosome X, mArvNil1.pat.X, whole genome shotgun sequence DNA harbors:
- the Bgn gene encoding biglycan, with the protein MRPLWLLTLLLALSQALPFEQKGFWDFTLDDGLLMMNDEEASGSDTTSGVPDLDSLTPTFSAMCPFGCHCHLRVVQCSDLGLKTVPKEISPDTTLLDLQNNDISELRKDDFKGLQHLYALVLVNNKISKIHEKAFSPLRKLQKLYISKNHLVEIPPNLPSSLVELRIHDNRIRKVPKGVFSGLRNMNCIEMGGNPLENSGFEPGAFDGLKLNYLRISEAKLTGIPKDLPETLNELHLDHNKIQAIELEDLLRYSKLYRLGLGHNQIRMIENGSLSFLPTLRELHLDNNKLSRVPAGLPDLKLLQVVYLHSNNITKVGINDFCPMGFGVKRAYYNGISLFNNPVPYWEVQPATFRCVTDRLAIQFGNYKK; encoded by the exons ATGCGTCCCCTGTGGCTACTCACCTTGCTGCTGGCACTGAGCCAGGCCTTGCCCTTtgagcagaagggcttctgggACTTCACCTTGGATGATGGGCTGCTCATGATGAATGATGAGGAGGCTTCAGGCTCAGACACCACTTCAGGTGTCCCCGACCTGGACTCTCTCACACCTACCTTCAGTGCCATGTGTCCTTTTGGTTGCCACTGCCACCTGCGTGTTGTTCAGTGCTCTGACTTGG GTCTGAAGACTGTGCCCAAGGAGATCTCACCTGACACCACACTGCTAGACCTGCAGAACAATGACATCTCTGAGCTCCGCAAGGATGACTTCAAAGGCCTCCAGCACCTATAT GCCCTGGTCTTGGTAAACAATAAGATCTCCAAGATCCATGAGAAGGCTTTTAGCCCTCTTCGGAAGCTGCAGAAACTCTACATCTCCAAGAACCACCTAGTGGAGATTCCTCCCAACCTGCCCAGCTCCCTGGTAGAGCTACGAATCCATGACAACCGTATCCGCAAAGTGCCCAAGGGCGTGTTCAGCGGGCTCCGGAACATGAACTGCATTG AGATGGGTGGGAATCCCCTGGAGAACAGTGGCTTTGAACCAGGAGCCTTTGATGGCCTGAAGCTCAACTACTTGCGCATCTCAGAGGCTAAGCTCACTGGCATCCCCAAAG ATCTCCCTGAGACCCTGAATGAACTTCACCTGGACCACAACAAAATTCAGGCTATTGAGCTGGAGGACCTACTTCGATACTCCAAGCTGTACAG GCTAGGCTTAGGCCACAATCAGATTCGGATGATTGAGAATGGGAGCCTGAGTTTTCTGCCTACCCTGAGGGAACTTCACTTGGACAACAACAAGCTGTCCCGGGTGCCTGCTGGCCTCCCAGATCTCAAGCTCCTCCAG GTTGTCTATCTGCATTCCAACAACATCACTAAGGTGGGCATCAACGACTTCTGTCCCATGGGCTTCGGAGTCAAGAGGGCCTACTATAATGGCATCAGCCTCTTCAACAACCCTGTGCCCTACTGGGAAGTGCAACCTGCCACCTTCCGCTGTGTCACTGATCGCCTAGCCATCCAATTTGGAAATTATAAGAAGTAG